In Zingiber officinale cultivar Zhangliang chromosome 3B, Zo_v1.1, whole genome shotgun sequence, a single window of DNA contains:
- the LOC122056692 gene encoding early nodulin-93-like — MKPVIASPQEEKISTSESTIQKAVSSGFKTAILTGAIAAVPTLVGCRVFPWAKHNLNHTAQALIISAASIAGFFVTADKIVLANARGNTIGKYGKSE; from the exons ATGAAGCCTGTGATCGCTTCACCGCAAGAGGAGAAGATCTCGACCTCTGAGAGTACCATTCAAA AAGCAGTGTCTTCTGGATTTAAGACAGCTATATTAACAGGTGCAATTGCTGCTGTGCCTACG TTGGTTGGTTGTCGTGTTTTTCCATGGGCTAAACATAACCTCAACCACACTGCACAAGCACTGATCATATCAGCAG CATCAATTGCTGGCTTCTTCGTTACCGCTGACAAGATCGTTCTAGCAAATGCAAGAGGTAATACTATTGGCAAGTATGGTAAGTCTGAATGA
- the LOC122054988 gene encoding receptor-like protein EIX2 codes for MGPQFLTWLRRKQGSRDNELEGSISSLCQSTYLQLLVLSNNNFTGEIPYCLGESSRGLRSLNLGNNGFSGAIPSSIRFLTGLTDLELSNNGVLGEPLLPLETCTMLSYVHLAENRFTGSIPHWIGDNLPALIYLRLRSNMFSGQIRTEFAKLQSLQILDLASNNFSGAIPTNIGNLSGMASSQATIFFLHLIDLQVYSKGQDMYYRQSLDLMNSLNLSSNSLVGDITEGIRDLASYLNLSYNNLSGEIPSGHQLQNLEDPSIYMHNPHLCGPPISKSCSSNVTVTESSEKEYGKNNSDLVWQCISTILGFVMGFWIFCGVIFFKDRWRHAYFSGIDKLFDGIF; via the exons ATGGGGCCTCAGTTTCTGACATGGTTACGTCGCAAACAAGGATCAAGAG ACAATGAGCTTGAaggcagcatctcgtccctctgCCAGTCCACATATCTGCAGCTGCTTGTGCTATCGAACAACAATTTTACAGGAGAAATTCCTTACTGTTTGGGGGAGTCGTCACGAGGTCTTCGGTCATTGAATCTGGGCAACAATGGTTTCTCCGGAGCTATTCCAAGCAGCATCAGGTTTCTGACTGGGCTGACCGATCTGGAGCTCAGTAACAATGGTGTCTTGGGCGAGCCACTGCTGCCGTTGGAGACTTGCACCATGTTGAGCTATGTCCATCTGGCGGAGAATAGATTCACTGGAAGCATACCACATTGGATAGGAGACAATCTTCCGGCTCTGATATATTTGCGGTTGCGCTCGAACATGTTCTCAGGGCAAATTCGGACAGAGTTTGCCAAACTTCAAAGCCTTCAGATATTGGATCTCGCAAGCAACAACTTCTCAGGAGCCATACCAACTAACATTGGCAATCTTAGTGGAATGGCTTCATCACAGGCCACAATCTTTTTTCTACATCTGATAGACTTACAAGTGTATTCCAAGGGACAGGATATGTACTATAGGCAAAGTCTGGATCTCATGAACAGCCTTAATCTTTCAAGCAACAGCTTGGTCGGAGATATTACAGAAGGAATTAGAGATCTTGCATC TTACTTGAATCTGTCTTACAACAACTTATCGGGAGAGATACCATCTGGGCATCAACTCCAAAATCTCGAAGATCCATCGATTTACATGCACAATCCTCACTTGTGCGGACCACCCATCTCCAAAAGTTGCTCGAGCAATGTAACAGTGACAGAGAGCAGCGAGAAAGAGTATGGCAAGAATAACTCTGATTTGGTTTGGCAATGCATTAGCACTATTCTTGGATTTGTGATGGGGTTTTGGATCTTTTGCGGCGTCATCTTCTTCAAAGATAGATGGAGGCATGCATACTTCAGTGGCATTGACAAGCTGTTCGATGGTATATTTTGA